One segment of Methanoculleus taiwanensis DNA contains the following:
- a CDS encoding TIGR00341 family protein codes for MKKILVHVRNEDYEGVKAALGGLYYVTDHVGDIYEIIVFTPDEEVNDLIEKIRGAIDLRYHENMIEVTSPEFVVSTYLQRAEKKAEEKEENTPVEKLLRSAKPYAELDLTKVALTSIAGLVALSGLFLNNSVIIIGAMLLSPIIGPVYSFAINIALGRLEDALRSVGVLLALLGAVLLLSAIATFIINFFIPLPITDEIVARIITNPIYIVMALLLGFAAVLAFTRETPETIAGVAIAAALLPPVVVTGIVIVLQPISAISSGVLVLDQIIGLMAGGLLAVLVLRIGPRDSREQIAAEKYVVRSAVIFALLLGLLVAISLLLGPNGELL; via the coding sequence ATGAAGAAGATTCTGGTTCACGTAAGAAATGAGGATTATGAGGGCGTAAAGGCGGCTCTTGGAGGGCTCTATTACGTCACCGATCACGTGGGCGATATCTACGAGATCATCGTCTTTACCCCGGACGAAGAGGTTAACGATCTCATCGAGAAGATTCGCGGGGCTATTGACCTGCGGTATCATGAGAATATGATCGAGGTCACGTCGCCGGAGTTCGTGGTCTCGACCTACCTGCAGCGTGCCGAGAAGAAAGCCGAGGAGAAAGAGGAGAACACTCCCGTCGAGAAGCTCCTGCGATCCGCGAAACCGTACGCCGAACTTGACCTGACCAAAGTCGCTCTGACATCTATCGCCGGACTGGTTGCTCTTTCCGGGCTCTTTCTGAACAACTCGGTCATCATCATCGGCGCCATGCTCCTCTCGCCGATCATCGGGCCGGTATACAGTTTTGCCATCAACATCGCTCTCGGAAGGCTCGAGGATGCCCTCCGCAGCGTGGGGGTCCTTTTAGCGCTCCTCGGCGCCGTACTCCTGCTCTCGGCGATTGCGACATTTATCATTAACTTCTTCATCCCGCTCCCGATCACGGATGAGATCGTCGCGCGTATCATCACGAATCCCATCTATATCGTCATGGCGCTGCTGCTCGGGTTTGCCGCGGTACTCGCGTTCACCCGGGAAACACCGGAAACTATTGCGGGTGTGGCAATAGCCGCCGCCCTGCTCCCGCCGGTCGTGGTGACCGGTATCGTCATCGTGCTCCAGCCGATCAGCGCCATCTCATCCGGCGTCCTTGTGCTCGATCAGATCATCGGGCTCATGGCCGGGGGTCTCCTTGCCGTTCTGGTGCTGCGTATCGGGCCGCGGGATTCCCGCGAGCAGATCGCCGCCGAGAAGTACGTTGTCCGGTCGGCGGTGATCTTCGCTCTTCTCCTCGGTCTTCTCGTGGCCATATCCCTGCTGCTCGGACCGAACGGAGAACTTCTGTAA
- the pstB gene encoding phosphate ABC transporter ATP-binding protein PstB — protein sequence MQNNGSILTANGLNLHYGESHALIDITISIPRNRVTALIGPSGCGKSTLLRCFNRMNDLVDIVTITGEIIFDGRSILGSGTDVVELRKKIGMVFQKPNPFPSSIYDNVAYGPRVHGTKDRRKLDEIVEKSLRKAALWEEVKDRLHDSAMGLSGGQQQRLCIARTLAVEPEIILMDEPCSALDPIATAKIEDLIDELKQNYTVIIVTHNMQQAARVSDYTGFMYLGKLIEFDETTQIFESPAEELTNNYITGRFG from the coding sequence ATGCAGAATAACGGCAGCATTCTCACGGCAAACGGATTAAACCTCCACTACGGCGAGAGCCACGCGCTGATCGATATTACGATCAGTATCCCAAGGAACCGGGTTACCGCCCTGATAGGACCTTCCGGATGCGGCAAATCAACGCTTCTCCGGTGTTTCAACCGCATGAACGACCTCGTGGATATCGTCACAATCACGGGAGAGATCATCTTCGACGGGAGGTCGATCCTCGGATCGGGTACCGACGTCGTCGAACTCCGGAAGAAGATCGGCATGGTCTTCCAGAAGCCAAACCCCTTCCCTTCCTCGATCTACGACAACGTCGCCTACGGCCCGAGAGTACACGGGACGAAAGATCGCAGGAAACTCGATGAGATCGTGGAAAAGAGCCTTCGTAAAGCCGCACTCTGGGAGGAGGTGAAAGACCGTCTCCACGACTCCGCCATGGGGCTCTCGGGCGGGCAGCAGCAGCGCCTCTGTATCGCAAGGACACTCGCCGTCGAGCCTGAGATTATCCTCATGGACGAACCCTGCTCCGCACTCGACCCGATTGCAACCGCAAAGATCGAGGATCTCATCGACGAGCTGAAGCAGAACTACACCGTGATTATCGTGACACATAATATGCAGCAGGCCGCCCGCGTCAGCGACTATACCGGCTTTATGTACCTCGGAAAGCTCATCGAGTTTGACGAAACGACACAGATCTTCGAATCTCCCGCAGAAGAACTGACGAATAATTACATCACGGGACGCTTTGGATAG
- the pstA gene encoding phosphate ABC transporter permease PstA, giving the protein MIDPTHKNQAAAPSGDGEARTGGYPPEPSPITEKVSSSLHIFFTGNAARKYRESGIRSLWFITAIFAVLAIFFILFFLVADAYPIFETNGVADFLAGETWNPSGAVPTYGIYPLIVGTLLVTIGAMAIAIPLGIGSAIFIAELASPRVRAVAKPAVELLAGIPSVVYGFFGLVVLTNWLRLSFNVPSGESWLAGSILLGIMALPTIVSVSEDAITAVPRTFKEGSLAMGATHWQTIQRVILPAALSGITAAIILGVGRAIGETMAVIMVTGNAAIIPDPAWNVLSPVRTLTGTLGIEMGEVAIGSTHYHALFGVAVVLLAIALIVNLGARVILKKVRERHTATGKRRQWLPPETAETVKPYFFAGLGIVLAILLLFAVGLITTGAIIATVLALAFIKNRISPKTGQKVAFGLVYTSIAMVLVFLAVILFDIIINGLPALSWEFLTEPPRNLGREGGIGPAIVGTLYLVAGAILFALPIGVGAAIYLNEYTREGRVTEIIRSGADLLNGTPSIVFGLFGFAFLVLYLNFGVSLLAGMITLGLMVLPTIIRTTEETLKSIPDSIREGSLALGATKWQTIWRVVLPPAVPGILTGTILSVGRAAGETAPILFTAVIFSKRFLPTSLSEPVMALPYHLFILATNVPGAGRNQYGTALVLLMLVMSIYLVAIVLRNHYQKTIKW; this is encoded by the coding sequence ATGATCGATCCTACGCATAAAAATCAGGCGGCAGCGCCAAGTGGAGACGGAGAGGCACGCACCGGAGGCTATCCGCCCGAACCTTCGCCTATAACCGAGAAGGTATCCTCCTCGCTGCATATATTTTTTACCGGCAATGCTGCACGGAAGTACCGGGAAAGCGGCATCCGAAGTCTCTGGTTTATCACAGCCATATTTGCGGTTCTTGCCATATTCTTCATCCTATTCTTCCTCGTCGCCGATGCCTATCCTATCTTTGAGACGAACGGTGTCGCAGACTTTCTTGCCGGGGAGACCTGGAACCCAAGCGGAGCGGTTCCCACCTACGGCATTTACCCGCTCATTGTCGGGACACTGCTCGTGACAATCGGTGCAATGGCTATCGCCATCCCGCTCGGGATCGGCAGCGCGATCTTCATCGCCGAGCTGGCTTCACCCCGGGTCAGGGCAGTTGCAAAGCCCGCGGTCGAACTGCTGGCCGGAATCCCCTCGGTTGTATACGGTTTCTTCGGCCTCGTGGTTTTGACAAACTGGCTACGGCTTTCCTTTAATGTTCCCTCCGGCGAGAGCTGGCTTGCAGGCTCTATCCTTCTCGGCATTATGGCTCTTCCTACGATCGTCAGCGTCTCGGAAGACGCCATCACCGCCGTCCCGCGCACGTTCAAAGAAGGCTCGCTTGCCATGGGGGCAACGCACTGGCAGACGATACAGCGTGTCATCCTTCCGGCAGCGCTCTCAGGAATTACTGCCGCGATCATCCTCGGGGTGGGGAGAGCCATCGGCGAGACGATGGCCGTCATCATGGTGACCGGAAACGCTGCCATCATTCCCGATCCGGCCTGGAATGTCCTCTCGCCGGTCAGGACACTCACCGGAACCCTGGGGATAGAGATGGGAGAGGTCGCCATAGGAAGCACACACTATCACGCCCTCTTCGGCGTCGCCGTCGTGCTCCTCGCGATAGCACTCATCGTTAACCTCGGTGCACGGGTCATCTTAAAGAAAGTCAGGGAAAGGCACACGGCAACCGGGAAACGGCGCCAGTGGCTCCCACCTGAGACGGCAGAGACCGTAAAGCCGTACTTCTTCGCGGGGCTCGGGATCGTGCTCGCAATCCTGCTGCTCTTTGCCGTAGGCCTCATCACCACCGGAGCCATCATCGCCACCGTCCTTGCTCTGGCCTTTATTAAGAACAGGATCTCCCCAAAGACCGGACAGAAAGTGGCATTCGGACTGGTGTATACTTCAATCGCGATGGTTCTTGTCTTCCTCGCCGTCATTCTCTTCGATATCATCATCAACGGCCTCCCGGCGCTGAGCTGGGAGTTCCTGACCGAACCTCCCCGCAACCTCGGGCGGGAGGGCGGTATCGGCCCGGCCATCGTCGGCACCCTCTACCTCGTCGCCGGAGCGATCCTGTTCGCACTCCCGATCGGCGTCGGCGCTGCGATCTATCTCAACGAGTATACCAGAGAGGGACGTGTAACCGAGATCATCCGCTCAGGCGCCGACCTTCTGAACGGTACGCCTTCCATCGTCTTCGGCCTCTTCGGGTTTGCGTTCCTCGTCCTCTACCTCAACTTCGGCGTCTCTCTCCTCGCCGGCATGATAACCCTCGGCCTGATGGTTCTGCCGACGATCATCCGGACGACAGAGGAGACACTCAAGAGCATCCCGGACTCCATTCGTGAAGGGAGTCTTGCCCTCGGAGCGACCAAATGGCAGACGATCTGGAGAGTCGTGCTTCCGCCGGCAGTGCCGGGAATCCTGACCGGGACTATTCTCAGTGTAGGGCGGGCAGCAGGAGAGACGGCGCCGATCCTCTTCACGGCGGTCATCTTCTCGAAGCGCTTCCTCCCGACCTCCCTCTCCGAACCGGTGATGGCACTCCCCTACCACCTCTTCATCCTCGCAACCAACGTCCCCGGTGCCGGTCGGAACCAGTACGGTACGGCGCTCGTGCTCCTGATGCTGGTGATGAGCATCTACCTCGTTGCGATCGTCCTTCGAAACCACTACCAGAAGACCATCAAGTGGTGA
- a CDS encoding S8 family serine peptidase — MKRRHFLCLIALLLIAGTFVTVAGAERVIIGFRGDPDQTMLRHGTGMHLHHGISAVSVDMPVYAIERIARDPRIAYIEPDYQVHALGDTVPWGIERVGAPTVHEAVDGDGVRVAVLDTGIDYTHPDLEGNYRGGYDFVNDDADPMDDNGHGTHCAGIIAAERDESGIIGVAPKADLYAVKVLSSGGGGYISDVVSGIEWAIENDIQIISMSLGSNSDSYALRSACDAAYEAGIVLVGAAGNDGRYSGYGDTVDYPARYGSVIAVSAIDENNQRASWSSTGPAVELAAPGVGIYSTYPDGYRSVSGTSMACPHVAGVAALVLAAHPDLGNTEVRELLTTTATDLGRSAWYGYGLVNAAGAVGDVVVTDTTPPGITGVTVKEITGTGAVITWQTDEPASGTLRYGTSPSALNDQVSETASGVSHRITLANLEKGVTYSYTVSSTDAYGNTATDPAGEIPYTFTTLTNDLPVADAGADKSAGDADGDGLEAVLLDGSGSSDPDGSIVAYEWLEGDATLGTGEQITYAFAVGTHTVTLRVTDTDGAAATDSVQVVVKANQPPVAVLSGDGTAHVDSPAAFDAAGSYDPDGMIVQCDWEFGDGTSGTGTAATHIYDSAGTYAVTLTVTDNGGRSSTETQAVTVIGVNEAPGMHVWDIDMLVEENSYRTYCIATVTIVDDGNNPVPGAEVTGYWGGLGRGTGFGTTDSAGSVTFTSNAVRRNGGLFIFTVDLVEKEGRTYTPALNLETFDSVSA; from the coding sequence ATGAAACGGAGACACTTCCTGTGCCTGATAGCCCTTTTACTGATAGCGGGCACGTTCGTTACAGTAGCCGGGGCGGAGCGGGTCATAATCGGGTTTCGGGGCGACCCCGATCAGACAATGCTCCGGCACGGCACAGGCATGCATCTGCATCACGGAATTTCGGCAGTATCGGTGGATATGCCAGTATACGCCATCGAGAGGATTGCACGCGACCCCAGGATAGCTTATATCGAACCGGACTACCAGGTGCATGCCCTCGGGGATACCGTTCCCTGGGGTATCGAGAGAGTCGGGGCACCGACGGTGCACGAGGCGGTCGACGGGGACGGAGTACGCGTGGCCGTGCTCGATACGGGCATCGATTACACTCACCCGGATCTCGAAGGAAACTACCGGGGCGGATACGACTTCGTCAACGACGATGCCGATCCCATGGATGACAACGGCCATGGAACACACTGTGCAGGCATCATTGCAGCAGAGAGAGATGAGAGCGGTATCATCGGTGTCGCTCCGAAGGCCGATCTCTATGCGGTCAAGGTGCTAAGCAGCGGCGGCGGCGGATACATCAGCGATGTCGTATCAGGCATCGAATGGGCGATCGAGAACGACATACAGATCATATCGATGAGCCTTGGCAGCAACTCCGACTCCTATGCCCTTCGCTCGGCCTGCGACGCAGCATACGAGGCGGGGATCGTTCTCGTCGGGGCCGCAGGCAATGACGGCAGGTATTCCGGGTACGGCGATACGGTCGACTATCCGGCCAGGTACGGCTCCGTGATTGCGGTCTCTGCAATCGACGAGAACAATCAGCGGGCATCATGGTCGAGTACCGGGCCTGCCGTGGAACTCGCTGCACCGGGCGTCGGGATCTACTCGACCTATCCTGACGGGTACCGCTCGGTGAGCGGAACGTCAATGGCATGCCCGCATGTCGCCGGCGTTGCGGCACTCGTCCTTGCAGCTCACCCTGACCTCGGCAACACCGAAGTGCGGGAGCTGCTCACCACCACTGCAACCGATCTCGGGCGCTCGGCGTGGTACGGCTACGGGTTGGTGAACGCCGCCGGGGCGGTAGGCGATGTCGTCGTCACGGATACGACCCCGCCGGGTATTACCGGCGTGACCGTGAAGGAGATAACCGGAACCGGTGCGGTGATCACCTGGCAGACCGATGAACCGGCATCGGGCACCCTCCGGTACGGCACCTCCCCCTCAGCCCTGAACGACCAGGTCTCAGAAACCGCTTCAGGCGTTTCGCACCGCATCACACTCGCAAACCTCGAAAAAGGCGTCACATATTCCTATACAGTCTCATCGACAGATGCGTATGGGAATACCGCCACCGACCCGGCCGGGGAGATCCCGTACACCTTCACGACATTGACAAACGATCTCCCGGTTGCCGATGCAGGCGCCGATAAGTCGGCAGGCGATGCGGACGGTGACGGCCTTGAGGCCGTCCTGCTCGACGGATCAGGGTCATCCGACCCCGACGGTTCCATCGTCGCCTACGAATGGCTGGAGGGAGACGCTACCCTTGGCACCGGAGAGCAGATCACCTATGCGTTTGCCGTCGGAACACACACGGTCACGCTCCGGGTCACCGATACCGACGGTGCAGCTGCAACCGACTCGGTACAGGTGGTTGTAAAAGCCAATCAGCCACCGGTTGCAGTTCTCAGCGGAGACGGCACCGCACATGTGGACAGTCCGGCAGCCTTCGACGCCGCGGGATCGTACGATCCGGACGGTATGATCGTGCAGTGCGACTGGGAGTTCGGCGACGGCACGAGCGGAACCGGGACGGCGGCAACCCACATCTATGATTCGGCGGGCACCTATGCCGTTACACTCACCGTCACCGATAACGGAGGCAGATCGTCCACGGAGACGCAGGCCGTCACCGTTATCGGGGTGAACGAAGCACCCGGGATGCACGTTTGGGATATCGATATGCTGGTAGAGGAGAACTCGTATCGCACCTACTGCATCGCGACCGTCACAATCGTCGATGACGGCAACAACCCGGTTCCGGGAGCTGAGGTCACCGGATACTGGGGCGGCCTTGGAAGGGGCACAGGATTCGGAACGACGGACAGCGCCGGTTCGGTAACCTTTACGTCGAACGCGGTGCGCCGGAACGGCGGGCTCTTCATCTTCACCGTCGATCTGGTAGAAAAAGAAGGCCGGACGTATACGCCTGCTCTGAACCTCGAGACATTCGATTCGGTTTCGGCCTGA
- a CDS encoding pyridoxamine 5'-phosphate oxidase family protein, with product MEIVKIPRMDKAEYDNLIEEGYVSRIAFQGNKYPYIAPFLYVFDGRFLYFLATKYGRKNDLFRQHPYVSVEVERYTKDLSSYTFVTMQGYLVQLEDAIEKKIIRQKFIEMIKKRNLSQNILAALGHKPEEPLEAIASEERSNIWKLTGVTDIVALKNL from the coding sequence ATGGAAATTGTTAAAATTCCACGGATGGACAAAGCAGAATACGACAACCTCATCGAAGAGGGCTATGTCTCCAGGATCGCATTCCAGGGGAACAAGTATCCCTACATCGCTCCGTTTCTCTACGTCTTCGACGGGAGATTCCTCTACTTCCTGGCAACCAAATACGGCCGAAAGAACGACCTCTTCCGGCAGCACCCCTATGTCTCGGTGGAGGTCGAGCGCTACACCAAAGACCTCTCCTCATACACCTTCGTGACCATGCAGGGGTACCTCGTCCAGCTTGAGGATGCCATCGAGAAGAAGATCATCAGGCAGAAGTTCATCGAGATGATCAAGAAGAGGAACCTCTCCCAGAATATCCTCGCAGCACTCGGCCATAAACCGGAGGAGCCGCTCGAGGCGATAGCGTCCGAAGAGCGCTCGAACATCTGGAAACTGACGGGCGTCACGGATATCGTCGCCCTGAAAAACCTGTAA
- a CDS encoding Clp1/GlmU family protein, with translation MSEHQIQREDTWDAIADALRAGEELQSVYVLGGTDSGKSTLCRYLIDETKDQRICAYLDCDTGQSVVGVPTTLGLRMYHPHTAESGTRLRFVGSTSPRGHLLQTVTGAKRLFEAAIAADASAIVIDSPGYIHGDAAFEFQFQMIDLLQPSGIAVLGYGREFDRLCAHFRHHPGMTIHRLRISPAVVRRSAAERRKYREQKFRKYFQDAEPREIAYSGLGLQGRVPDLYDARQVRHRLIAVCDAGNFVLTLGILKTIDTERKEARFISPPTDLIRAASIRFGSIFLDPRAAAGEMESHTPFPLPGNDRKEHPV, from the coding sequence ATGAGCGAGCACCAGATCCAGCGGGAAGATACCTGGGATGCGATCGCCGATGCACTCAGGGCGGGGGAAGAGCTGCAGTCGGTCTACGTCCTCGGGGGAACCGATAGCGGAAAGAGCACGCTCTGTCGGTACCTCATTGACGAGACGAAAGATCAGCGAATATGCGCATACCTCGACTGCGATACGGGACAGTCGGTCGTCGGCGTCCCGACGACCCTGGGCCTCCGGATGTACCACCCCCACACGGCAGAGAGCGGCACCAGACTTCGCTTCGTCGGTTCTACGTCGCCGCGCGGCCACCTGCTACAGACGGTGACCGGAGCGAAACGGCTGTTTGAGGCCGCAATTGCCGCGGATGCATCCGCCATCGTCATCGATTCTCCGGGGTATATCCACGGTGACGCGGCGTTTGAGTTCCAGTTCCAGATGATCGACCTCCTGCAGCCGTCCGGCATTGCCGTCCTCGGATACGGCCGGGAGTTCGACCGCCTCTGCGCACACTTCAGGCATCATCCGGGGATGACGATCCATCGTCTCCGCATCTCACCTGCCGTCGTGAGGCGATCGGCTGCGGAACGGCGAAAATACCGTGAACAGAAGTTCAGAAAGTACTTCCAGGATGCAGAACCGCGCGAGATCGCCTATTCCGGACTCGGCCTGCAGGGAAGAGTCCCCGATCTCTACGACGCACGCCAGGTACGGCACCGCCTGATTGCCGTATGCGATGCCGGAAACTTCGTTCTCACACTGGGCATCCTGAAAACCATCGACACAGAGAGAAAGGAGGCACGGTTCATATCTCCTCCCACCGATCTTATCCGGGCGGCATCTATCCGGTTCGGTTCGATCTTCCTCGATCCCCGGGCGGCCGCAGGCGAAATGGAATCCCATACGCCGTTCCCGCTACCAGGGAATGACCGCAAGGAACACCCAGTATAG
- a CDS encoding SLC13 family permease → MGSLIPIIILVCVLLLIAVRKVGGIHLRIWQIMVAGALAVLILGQISPAAALASINIEIMLFLFGMFVIGEALLRSGYLFHLAHGIFRRARSPRRLILLVIVASGALSALLMNDTLAIIATPLMLYYSTRFGISEKVLLLALAFGITTGSVASPTGNPQNLLIALGGDVANPFITFFVSLAVPTLLCLMMAYLLLIVRYGGELRDMPLVFVREEISDTRLALLSRISLLLLGAMIGIKVLSVLLGTGPDLPLTYIALIGALPVLVGSKRRLEVVKSIDWTTLVFFAALFILMGSVWQSGIFEPLVTEAPVDFTSIPVILASGVLVSQLVSNVPFVALYLPLLTHAGSSTAQMMALAAGSTIAGNMLIMGAASNVIIIQNAEKQGATLTFREFAEVGVPLTVLQAILYWVFLAVIPW, encoded by the coding sequence ATGGGTTCACTCATTCCTATCATCATCCTCGTCTGCGTACTTCTCCTGATCGCCGTCCGGAAGGTTGGCGGCATTCATCTCCGGATCTGGCAGATTATGGTCGCCGGAGCTCTTGCCGTACTTATTCTCGGTCAGATCTCCCCGGCGGCTGCCCTGGCTTCCATCAACATTGAGATCATGCTCTTTCTCTTCGGCATGTTCGTCATCGGGGAAGCGCTCCTGCGGAGCGGGTACCTCTTCCACCTCGCCCATGGTATCTTCCGGCGGGCACGGAGCCCCCGGCGCCTGATTCTCCTGGTGATCGTTGCTTCCGGCGCTCTCTCCGCGCTGCTGATGAACGACACCCTGGCGATCATTGCAACGCCGCTCATGCTCTACTATAGCACGCGGTTCGGTATCTCCGAAAAGGTGCTGCTGCTTGCACTGGCGTTCGGAATCACGACGGGGAGCGTTGCAAGCCCTACCGGGAACCCGCAGAATCTCCTTATCGCGCTTGGCGGTGATGTTGCAAACCCGTTCATCACCTTTTTCGTCTCTCTTGCTGTCCCGACGCTGCTCTGCCTGATGATGGCCTATCTTCTTCTCATCGTCCGTTACGGTGGCGAGCTCCGGGATATGCCGCTCGTCTTCGTCCGTGAAGAGATCTCGGATACGCGGCTTGCCCTCCTCTCGCGTATCTCACTCCTCCTGCTCGGCGCGATGATAGGTATCAAGGTACTCTCCGTGCTGCTCGGCACCGGACCTGACCTCCCGCTGACGTATATCGCGCTCATAGGGGCGCTTCCGGTGCTTGTCGGGAGCAAGAGGCGGCTTGAAGTGGTGAAGTCGATCGACTGGACAACGCTGGTATTCTTCGCCGCTCTCTTCATCCTGATGGGAAGCGTCTGGCAGTCGGGAATCTTTGAGCCTCTTGTCACGGAGGCGCCGGTCGATTTCACCAGCATTCCGGTCATCCTTGCAAGCGGTGTGCTCGTCTCACAGCTCGTCTCGAACGTCCCGTTTGTCGCGCTCTACCTCCCGCTTCTCACTCACGCCGGTTCTTCCACTGCACAGATGATGGCGCTTGCAGCCGGAAGCACGATTGCGGGCAACATGCTGATCATGGGAGCGGCAAGCAACGTCATCATTATTCAGAACGCAGAAAAACAGGGGGCAACACTGACGTTCCGGGAGTTTGCAGAGGTCGGTGTGCCGCTGACGGTGCTGCAGGCGATACTATACTGGGTGTTCCTTGCGGTCATTCCCTGGTAG
- a CDS encoding phosphate signaling complex PhoU family protein translates to MEIRKVQITGGSSYIVSLPKEWIKSTNIQKNDPVGLIVQPDGSLLITPKISGEAVQRVKEFEVSGSTDRTYLLRYLVGAYIAGYTTIRIRSKGRLPAFVRKLVRDFTQMAVGQEVINETDDSITLKDLLNPAEMPFCNTLRRMSVIVKSMQEDAVTALATRDAVLAEDVVARDTEVDRLHWLIARQNHLILLDMTLSRKMSIPTGTAMYYFLISRIIERMGDHATRVARNALILKDREVDGEILAMIGTASTLALEIFQKSMEAFYCSDIVKANEILKMVPDLEEQSRQISGRSLQYDAVTAIPLGSVADSVRRIGEYSGDICENIINHLIGKEL, encoded by the coding sequence ATGGAGATCAGGAAAGTGCAGATAACCGGAGGGTCGTCGTACATCGTCTCTCTGCCGAAAGAGTGGATAAAATCTACAAATATCCAGAAGAACGATCCGGTTGGTCTGATCGTCCAGCCTGACGGCTCTCTGCTGATCACTCCCAAGATCAGCGGCGAAGCAGTGCAGCGTGTGAAAGAGTTTGAAGTGAGTGGGAGCACGGATCGGACATATCTGCTCCGTTACCTCGTCGGCGCCTATATTGCCGGATATACGACGATCAGGATCCGGTCGAAGGGGCGTCTCCCGGCGTTTGTTCGGAAACTCGTGAGGGACTTTACGCAGATGGCGGTCGGTCAGGAGGTAATTAACGAGACTGACGATTCGATAACGCTCAAAGACCTCTTGAACCCTGCGGAGATGCCTTTCTGCAATACCCTCCGGCGGATGTCGGTCATCGTCAAATCCATGCAGGAGGACGCGGTCACAGCGCTCGCGACCCGGGATGCAGTCCTGGCAGAGGACGTGGTTGCGCGGGATACCGAGGTCGACCGGCTGCACTGGCTGATAGCGCGCCAGAACCATCTCATCCTCCTCGATATGACTCTGTCGCGGAAGATGAGCATCCCTACCGGTACGGCGATGTACTACTTCCTGATCAGCAGGATCATCGAACGGATGGGAGATCACGCGACCCGGGTCGCAAGGAATGCCCTCATCCTGAAAGATCGGGAGGTCGACGGCGAGATTCTTGCCATGATCGGGACTGCGAGCACGCTCGCGCTCGAGATCTTCCAGAAGAGCATGGAGGCATTCTACTGCAGCGACATCGTCAAAGCAAACGAGATCCTGAAGATGGTCCCCGACCTTGAGGAGCAGTCACGGCAGATCAGCGGACGGTCGCTGCAGTACGACGCAGTCACGGCGATCCCGCTCGGTTCGGTCGCGGATAGTGTCAGAAGGATCGGCGAGTACTCCGGCGACATCTGTGAGAACATCATCAATCACCTTATCGGAAAGGAACTCTGA
- the phoU gene encoding phosphate signaling complex protein PhoU, with translation MAGKFRDELTVLKVSVLDMGTFSTDMLHNSILALKTQDPDLAERVHAKKTELAERNHQIEEQALRLIALYQPMAQDLRAITCALSMNYSLFRIGRYGKDIANLVEGFTAAPHIANMMNLPHMADLVFGMIDDTLKAYRYGDIAPLKNFTARDDTIDAMRYSIFRESVTYMMEDPRSITRCIDYVMIARYLERCGDHGCDMAEKIYYMITGERLAVK, from the coding sequence ATGGCCGGCAAATTTCGTGATGAACTCACAGTCTTAAAGGTCTCCGTCCTCGATATGGGAACCTTCTCGACCGATATGCTCCACAACTCGATACTAGCCTTAAAGACTCAGGATCCCGACCTTGCGGAGCGGGTGCACGCAAAGAAGACCGAACTTGCGGAGAGGAACCACCAGATCGAGGAGCAGGCACTCCGGCTTATCGCTCTCTACCAGCCGATGGCACAGGACCTCCGCGCAATTACGTGCGCTCTCAGCATGAACTACTCCCTCTTTCGGATCGGCAGATACGGAAAAGACATCGCCAACCTGGTGGAAGGGTTCACCGCTGCACCGCACATCGCCAATATGATGAACCTTCCTCACATGGCAGATCTGGTCTTCGGGATGATCGACGACACCCTCAAAGCCTACCGGTATGGGGATATCGCACCGCTGAAGAACTTCACGGCACGCGACGATACGATCGATGCCATGCGCTACTCCATCTTCCGCGAGAGCGTCACCTACATGATGGAAGACCCCCGGAGCATCACGCGGTGTATCGACTACGTTATGATCGCACGATATCTGGAGCGCTGCGGCGATCACGGGTGCGATATGGCAGAGAAGATCTACTATATGATCACCGGGGAGCGCCTGGCAGTCAAATAG
- a CDS encoding thioredoxin family protein, translated as MSAEIVEISDQTWEKAVEKGEKPAVIMFYSPGCVHCRTMEPSFRSLAEQYGEVILFGRLNIASSMWTAERYGVRGTPTFKFFCMGRPIEELVGAVYPAMLERRIEDLLEHGEACVRSSTAIDYEITGYG; from the coding sequence GTGAGTGCGGAGATCGTTGAGATTTCAGATCAGACCTGGGAGAAGGCTGTCGAAAAAGGAGAAAAACCAGCTGTTATCATGTTCTACAGTCCTGGATGCGTCCACTGCCGGACTATGGAGCCCTCCTTCAGGAGCTTAGCCGAGCAGTACGGCGAGGTTATTCTCTTCGGCCGGTTAAATATCGCATCGAGTATGTGGACCGCCGAGCGGTACGGTGTTCGGGGGACGCCGACGTTCAAGTTCTTCTGCATGGGACGCCCTATCGAGGAACTGGTGGGAGCGGTTTATCCTGCGATGCTGGAAAGGCGGATCGAAGATCTCCTCGAGCATGGTGAGGCGTGCGTCCGGAGTTCCACCGCCATCGATTACGAGATCACCGGCTATGGATAG